In Terriglobia bacterium, the genomic stretch AGTCGCCTCGTCCGGCCGCTCCGATTGAGTCGCAAGCAGAAGGACGCTCGTCAGGGCGAACGCAATCGCAGCGCTTAAGTACTTCATAAGGGGTCCTGCTAATTATAGCCAGTTCCAGCAGACGCCACACCATATTGACCTTCCGCAAAGTCTCAGTCCACTTTACTCATGAGTAAAGTGGACTATAATCTGTAGCGCAGGAGTGCATTAATGCCCTACACCGTGGATTTCGAGACCGTCTCGACGGCCGGTCTGCAGTCGTCGCCGGTCGCGGCGGCGCTCGCTGGTCTGCGGGCGCACGAGGCCCGCTACTTCAAGAACAAGTATGACCACGTCTTCAGCGTGGAGCCTGCGAGCAACGCCAAGGCGACCATCGATTGGGTCCACCGGATCCTCAAGGAAGAGCGCGACATCGTCATCCGATCCCGCCCTCTCGAGGCTACGGCGTTCCAGGTTGAGAACATCCGAATCGCCTACGTCTTCTACGAG encodes the following:
- a CDS encoding phage tail protein, with the translated sequence MPYTVDFETVSTAGLQSSPVAAALAGLRAHEARYFKNKYDHVFSVEPASNAKATIDWVHRILKEERDIVIRSRPLEATAFQVENIRIAYVFYESGLSINVMYTVDSPAKRAVGFKLSEGMEIPAELAERFKFARQKSKLAGTIRGSYFVIKNEY